The Apostichopus japonicus isolate 1M-3 chromosome 6, ASM3797524v1, whole genome shotgun sequence genome contains a region encoding:
- the LOC139968725 gene encoding alpha-(1,3)-fucosyltransferase 10-like isoform X1, whose amino-acid sequence MNKKRLLPCSLLSLTATLFCLSLFILFKLLPDEEHVPSSSGLESAYGVEDIDYGQMLVKGISGKREFHSSNISELITRYPLILWWNPLTGKQTKVKSCDGKTKCVFMANREYQHHPQTKVFLFYGTDFNKDDLPLPRAASHQWALFHEESPKNNYILTQEEVITLFNHTATFRRTSDYPLTTQYLRKLEDLTSNEFLVPLSQKKQMGLAPLVYIHSDCNPPSDRDTFVAELMKYIPVDSYGRCLHNKDLPHRIRKQDFMDDKELYKILAKYRFTISIENAICDDYITEKLWRPLSLGTVPVYRGSPSIREWLPANNSVILIDDFKSAKELAEYLQYLLENEGEYEKYFEFRKSGIKNERLKKAMQRREWGVNDFEKINFITGFECFVCNRVYENLKRKQLGQKELSYLARSDHLSCPRPQSFGLSGNHNKIQLYELLFNKSVKDAVEVKKKVNDRI is encoded by the exons ATGAACAAAAAGCGTTTGTTACCATGTAGCCTTTTGTCTCTGACTGCGACCCTATTTTGTTTATCACTGTTCATATTGTTCAAG TTGTTACCTGATGAAGAACATGTGCCCTCAAGTTCAGGTTTAGAGTCAGCATATGGAGTAGAAGACATTGATTATGGTCAGATGTTAGTTAAAG GTATTTCAGGAAAACGAGAATTTCACAGTTCAAACATCTCAGAGCTGATAACAAGGTATCCCTTAATCCTTTGGTGGAATCCACTGACAGGGAAACAGACTAAGGTCAAAAGCTGCGATGGAAAGACTAAATGTGTCTTCATGGCAAATCGAGAATATCAACATCACCCCCAGACCAAGGTCTTCCTCTTTTACGGAACAGACTTTAACAAAGACGACTTGCCGTTACCGAGGGCAGCTTCCCACCAGTGGGCATTATTTCACGAAGAGTCGCCAAAGAATAACTACATTTTGACTCAAGAGGAGGTCATCACTCTCTTTAATCACACAGCGACATTTCGACGAACGTCAGACTACCCTCTCACAACTCAGTACCTgaggaaacttgaagatttaACGAGCAATGAGTTTTTGGTACCATTAAGTCAAAAGAAGCAGATGGGGTTGGCCCCATTAGTTTACATACATTCGGATTGCAACCCTCCTTCCGATAGAGATACTTTTGTCGCAGAGCTCATGAAATACATTCCGGTTGATTCGTACGGCAGATGCCTTCACAATAAAGATCTGCCTCATAGAATTAGGAAGCAAGATTTTATGGATGACAAAGAATTGTACAAGATCCTAGCTAAGTATAGGTTTACGATATCCATAGAAAACGCTATCTGCGATGACTACATCACCGAGAAGTTGTGGCGCCCTCTGTCGCTAGGTACGGTCCCCGTCTACAGAGGATCTCCTTCTATAAGAGAATGGCTTCCGGCTAATAATTCGGTCATTTTAATAGATGACTTCAAATCCGCTAAAGAACTAGCAGAGTATTTGCAATACTTGTTGGAGAATGAAGGAGAATACgagaaatactttgaatttaGGAAAAGTGGGATTAAAAACGAGAGACTGAAGAAAGCGATGCAGAGGAGAGAGTGGGGAGTTAACGACTTTGAGAAAATCAATTTTATAACAGGCTTTGAATGTTTTGTGTGCAATAGGGTTTATGagaacttaaaaagaaaacaacttggTCAAAAAGAGTTATCATATTTAGCTCGATCTGATCATCTTAGTTGTCCTAGGCCACAATCCTTTGGTCTTAGTGGAAACCATAACAAAATACAACTTTATGAACTGCTGTTTAATAAATCTGTAAAAGATGCAGTGGAGGTGAAAAAGAAAGTCAATGATCGCATTTGA
- the LOC139968725 gene encoding alpha-(1,3)-fucosyltransferase 10-like isoform X2 gives MLVKGISGKREFHSSNISELITRYPLILWWNPLTGKQTKVKSCDGKTKCVFMANREYQHHPQTKVFLFYGTDFNKDDLPLPRAASHQWALFHEESPKNNYILTQEEVITLFNHTATFRRTSDYPLTTQYLRKLEDLTSNEFLVPLSQKKQMGLAPLVYIHSDCNPPSDRDTFVAELMKYIPVDSYGRCLHNKDLPHRIRKQDFMDDKELYKILAKYRFTISIENAICDDYITEKLWRPLSLGTVPVYRGSPSIREWLPANNSVILIDDFKSAKELAEYLQYLLENEGEYEKYFEFRKSGIKNERLKKAMQRREWGVNDFEKINFITGFECFVCNRVYENLKRKQLGQKELSYLARSDHLSCPRPQSFGLSGNHNKIQLYELLFNKSVKDAVEVKKKVNDRI, from the exons ATGTTAGTTAAAG GTATTTCAGGAAAACGAGAATTTCACAGTTCAAACATCTCAGAGCTGATAACAAGGTATCCCTTAATCCTTTGGTGGAATCCACTGACAGGGAAACAGACTAAGGTCAAAAGCTGCGATGGAAAGACTAAATGTGTCTTCATGGCAAATCGAGAATATCAACATCACCCCCAGACCAAGGTCTTCCTCTTTTACGGAACAGACTTTAACAAAGACGACTTGCCGTTACCGAGGGCAGCTTCCCACCAGTGGGCATTATTTCACGAAGAGTCGCCAAAGAATAACTACATTTTGACTCAAGAGGAGGTCATCACTCTCTTTAATCACACAGCGACATTTCGACGAACGTCAGACTACCCTCTCACAACTCAGTACCTgaggaaacttgaagatttaACGAGCAATGAGTTTTTGGTACCATTAAGTCAAAAGAAGCAGATGGGGTTGGCCCCATTAGTTTACATACATTCGGATTGCAACCCTCCTTCCGATAGAGATACTTTTGTCGCAGAGCTCATGAAATACATTCCGGTTGATTCGTACGGCAGATGCCTTCACAATAAAGATCTGCCTCATAGAATTAGGAAGCAAGATTTTATGGATGACAAAGAATTGTACAAGATCCTAGCTAAGTATAGGTTTACGATATCCATAGAAAACGCTATCTGCGATGACTACATCACCGAGAAGTTGTGGCGCCCTCTGTCGCTAGGTACGGTCCCCGTCTACAGAGGATCTCCTTCTATAAGAGAATGGCTTCCGGCTAATAATTCGGTCATTTTAATAGATGACTTCAAATCCGCTAAAGAACTAGCAGAGTATTTGCAATACTTGTTGGAGAATGAAGGAGAATACgagaaatactttgaatttaGGAAAAGTGGGATTAAAAACGAGAGACTGAAGAAAGCGATGCAGAGGAGAGAGTGGGGAGTTAACGACTTTGAGAAAATCAATTTTATAACAGGCTTTGAATGTTTTGTGTGCAATAGGGTTTATGagaacttaaaaagaaaacaacttggTCAAAAAGAGTTATCATATTTAGCTCGATCTGATCATCTTAGTTGTCCTAGGCCACAATCCTTTGGTCTTAGTGGAAACCATAACAAAATACAACTTTATGAACTGCTGTTTAATAAATCTGTAAAAGATGCAGTGGAGGTGAAAAAGAAAGTCAATGATCGCATTTGA
- the LOC139968731 gene encoding sodium- and chloride-dependent glycine transporter 2-like, whose product MVAQDYTRDTWKRKTDFVLSMLGFCVGLGNVWRFPYLAYDTGGGAFLVPYFLMLIFAGIPLMFMETSFGQYASQGVISLWNAVPCMRGIGIGILIAMTLAKVPYMMITAYCFHYLFASFKKKLPWVGCHNDWNTVYCSELLKECLNHSSLIVANGSCVLPNSITSSELRDYGVQKLSLGNYDFSNYTDPFDGQRVRPSEEYWSLKVRQESSSMNETGHILWDIVLCLVLSWLVVFFSLIRGIKTSGKVVYVTATVPYIFLAVFFILGLTLPGYQTGINFFIKPKWETLRTPKAWLNAVSQIFFSLGVSWGGVITLSSYNKFHNNTLVDSICICLANSATSVFAGFVIFSMLGFMAHELGTDISTVVSEGYGLAFIVYPEAIALLPLSPVWSVLFFLMLISLALDSTFGDVEAVVTAIVDLLPNKWKSYKVYILGSYCTTVFLLGLICTTQAGPYWNSLIDQSAIGIAILIFASLETVSICWIYGFQRFKNDIRSMIGNVWVDHFTFRWWILQWCFITPIIMATVLIFNFINWTYPSYKGPFPPWAIGISWIITCSALVPIPGVMTYYAVISSGSLRDRLRFMFSPHEKWGPLLQSDRDFAWECHRQHGTTMGGKLKLDNKEELQEMETVEA is encoded by the exons ATGGTGGCTCAGGATTATACACGCGACACATGGAAGCGGAAGACGGACTTCGTTTTGTCCATGTTAGGATTTTGTGTAGGTCTTGGAAATGTCTGGAGGTTTCCGTACCTTGCTTACGACACTGGAGGAG GAGCCTTTTTAGTGCCATATTTCCTGATGCTGATATTCGCCGGCATACCACTGATGTTCATGGAAACGTCGTTTGGTCAATATGCAAGTCAAGGTGTTATCTCCTTATGGAATGCAGTCCCATGTATGCGGG GAATAGGAATCGGTATTCTGATAGCGATGACACTGGCTAAGGTACCCTACATGATGATCACCGCCTATTGTTTTCATTACCTCTTCGCATCATTCAAAAAGAAACTTCCATGGGTCGGTTGCCATAACGATTGGAATACCGTCTATTGCAGTGAATTGCTGAAGGAATGCCTCAACCATTCATCACTGATTGTGGCTAATGGAAGTTGTGTGCTACCCAACTCTATTACGTCATCAGAGTTACGAGACTACGGGGTTCAGAAATTATCACTGGGGAACTACGATTTCAGCAACTATACTGACCCGTTTGATGGTCAGAGAGTACGCCCCTCTGAAGAATATTGGAG CTTGAAAGTTCGCCAAGAATCTTCGTCCATGAATGAAACTGGTCACATCCTTTGGGATATTGTCCTTTGCCTGGTACTATCGTGGCTGGTGGTGTTCTTTTCTCTCATAAGAGGCATAAAAACGTCTGGAAAG GTCGTTTACGTCACAGCGACTGTTCCTTACATTTTCCTcgctgttttttttattcttggGTTGACCTTACCAGGCTATCAAACTGGGATCAACTTCTTTATTAAACCAAAATGGGAGACGCTCAGGACGCCAAAG GCTTGGTTGAATGCTGTGAGTCAAATATTCTTCTCTCTCGGTGTGTCGTGGGGTGGCGTCATAACATTGAGCTCCTACAACAAGTTTCACAACAACACGCTCGT AGACAGCATATGTATTTGTCTAGCCAATTCAGCTACCAGTGTGTTCGCAGGGTTTGTCATATTTTCTATGCTGGGCTTCATGGCACACGAACTCGGTACGGATATATCGACTGTCGTATCCGAAG GTTACGGGTTGGCTTTCATCGTGTATCCTGAAGCGATAGCGTTGTTACCCTTATCACCGGTCTGGTCCGTTTTGTTCTTCCTCATGCTTATCTCTTTGGCCTTAGATTCCACG TTTGGTGATGTGGAGGCGGTGGTGACGGCCATTGTAGATTTACTACCAAACAAATGGAAGTCTTATAAAGTGTATATATTGGGGTCATATTGCACAACAGTATTTCTACTGGGACTTATATGCACGACACAG GCCGGACCATACTGGAATAGTCTGATAGATCAATCAGCCATTGGTATCGCGATATTGATCTTTGCTTCTCTTGAAACCGTCTCTATTTGTTGGATTTACGGTTTCCAGCGCTTTAAGAACGACATTCGGTCCATGATAGGCAATGTGTGGGTCGACCATTTCACCTTCCGGTGGTGGATTTTACAATGGTGCTTTATAACGCCGATAATTATGGCG ACTGTTTTGATCTTCAACTTCATCAATTGGACCTACCCATCCTACAAAGGACCCTTCCCCCCGTGGGCAATAGGTATCAGTTGGATCATTACATGTTCTGCCCTGGTACCAATCCCTGGGGTGATGACGTACTACGCAGTTATCTCATCGGGTTCATTACGTGAC CGTTTGCGTTTCATGTTTTCGCCACATGAAAAGTGGGGACCTCTTCTCCAGAGCGATCGAGATTTTGCATGGGAATGTCATCGGCAACACGGTACCACCATGGGAGGAAAACTCAAACTGGACAACAAAGAGGAACTTCAAGAAATGGAGACCGTAGAAGcatag
- the LOC139968733 gene encoding uncharacterized protein, whose protein sequence is MITYKRKPISLKTRKLQLFPLQNDPCASMFQMHLFRKDAESQTEAFSAAVTTERSVDTQKGEDTSDPVTSTPLKKPSANVLSNVTSRIRYGAAWERNLRLYEYTLPHLHDPEQKRSYIRQGQALFPDFC, encoded by the exons atgataacctacaagcgaaagccaatatcactaaaaactaggaagctacagttatttcctctccaaaatgacccgtgcgcaagtat gtttcaaatgcatcttttccggaaagatgctgaaagtcaaacagaggcattctcagcggctgtcaccacagaaagatcagttgacactcagaaaggagaag atacttctgatccagttacttcaacacctctcaagaagccatctgccaatgttctgtccaatgtcaccagtaggattagatatggagcagcatgggagagaaacctcagactatatgaatacacattgccacatttacatgatcctgaacaaaagagatcatacatacggcaggggcaagcacttttcccagacttttgttga